The Primulina eburnea isolate SZY01 chromosome 13, ASM2296580v1, whole genome shotgun sequence genome includes a region encoding these proteins:
- the LOC140810485 gene encoding vestitone reductase-like codes for MKIPDGKRDMSYLTNLLGASERLQIFNADLEKPETFSPAIQGCTGVFHTRILGEMWDLSEAYEVQWDRSYVIRKTLTEKAVTEFAENHGLDFVTVIPSWIHGPFISSHFPDSVKICMG; via the exons ATGAAAATTCCTG ACGGAAAAAGGGACATGAGCTACCTCACAAATCTTCTAGGCGCATCAGAAAggctccaaatcttcaacgcgGATCTTGAGAAACCGGAGACCTTCTCACCCGCCATCCAAGGATGCACCGGAGTTTTTCAC ACGAGGATTCTTGGAGAGATGTGGGACTTATCAGAAGCTTACGAGGTTCAGTGGGATCGATCATATGTCATAAGAAAGACACTGACAGAGAAAGCAGTTACTGAATTTGCAGAGAACCATGGATTGGATTTTGTGACAGTGATCCCGTCATGGATACATGGCCCCTTTATCAGTTCTCATTTCCCTGATTCAGTGAAGATATGCATGGGCTAG